The genomic segment TTCGCACCTCGACGACGAATTCCCGGTCGTGGGCCGGTCCGCGCTCCTCGAGAATCCGGTAATCGAGCGTGCCCAGACCGAGATGCTGCACGCGCTCCTGCAGCTCTGTCTTATGGTCTTTGATCGGCGCCTGGCCTTCCTTGGGCAAATGCGCGAACAGATGCTCGCCAAGAAAGCGGTTAACCTCCACCAAGCCTTGATCCAAATACAATGCGCCGACAAACGCCTCGAAGGCGTCGGCCAGCAAGGACGGACGGCTTCGGCCACCCGTCTGCTCCTCCCCTTTGCCGAGCAGCACGACCTGCCCGAATTCGAGCGCCTCGGCAAAACGGACAAGCGACGGCTCGCAAACGATCGCGGCTCTCAGGCGCGTGAGTTCGCCCTCGGGACGGTCCGGATACATCCGGTACAGCGCCTCGGATACGGTCAGTTGAAGAACGGCGTCGCCAAGAAACTCAAGGCGCTCGTTGTGCTCCACGCGCGAGCCCCGCTGCTCGTTCACGTATGAGGTATGGGTAAAAGCCTGCCTTAGCAGCGAGACGTTGCGGAAGCGAACGCCCGCTCTCTCCTGCAGCCGGTTCATGACTTCGCTCATGTTCGGCATCCTCCTTCGTGATCCTCCGCATTTCATGACGCTTCGTTGTCCCGCCGCCAGGCGGGCACATGCGTCTTATTTTAAAAAAAAGCAGGCGGCACGCCGCCTGCGTCATGGCCGAGCGCTTACGTTCAAGCCTCGTATTTGCGCAAAATAACCGTGGCATTGTGACCGCCGAAGCCAAACGAATTCGACAACGCCACCTTCACGTCCGCCTCGCGCGGTACGTTCGGCACGCAATCCAGGTCGCACTCCGGATCCTGGTTGTCGAGATTGATCGTCGGCGGGAGCACGCCGTTCTGGAGCGCCAGGCCGACGATAACGGCTTCGACGCCGCCGGCGGCACCGAGCATGTGGCCGGTCATCGACTTGGTCGAGCTGACCGCGAGCTTGTGCGCATGCTCGCCGAACGTGCGCTTGATCGCTTCGGTCTCGGACTTGTCCCCGACAGGCGTAGACGTGCCGTGCGCGTTGATGTAGCCGATCTCCTCGGCCGCGATCCCCGCGTCCTTGATCGCTCTGGCCATGCAGCGTGCAGCGCCGTCCGGATCCGGCTCGGTCATATGGTGAGCGTCGCCGCTCATGCCGTAGCCGATGATCTCGGCGTAGATATGCGCGCCGCGCGCCGTCGCGTGCTCAAGCGACTCCAAAATGAGCACGCCCGCGCCTTCGCCCATGACGAAGCCGTCGCGGTCCGTATCGAACGGGCGGCTCGCCTTTTCAGGCTCCTCGTTGCGCGTGCTCATCGCCCGCATATTGGAAAATCCGGCGACCGCGATCGGACGGATCGTTGCTTCGGCGCCGCCGCAGATCATGACGTCGGCGTCTCCGCGCTGGATCAGCTTGTACGAATCGCCGATCGAATGCGTGCCTGTCGCGCAGGCCGTGACGGCAGTCGTGTTGGGCCCCTTGGCGCCCGTAACGATCGAGATCTGGCCGCTCGCCATGTTCGCGATCATCATCGGGATAAAGAACGGACTGACGCGTCGCGGTCCCTTTTCCATCAGGATCGTATGCTGATCTTCCCAGGTGCCGAGTCCGCCGATGCCGGAGCCGACGCTCACGCCGACGCGGTCGGCTTCGGCATTGA from the Cohnella hashimotonis genome contains:
- the fabF gene encoding beta-ketoacyl-ACP synthase II, giving the protein MAHRVVVTGMGVVTSLGTDLNTFWDSLLAGKSGVSLIEAFDTADYPTKIAAEVKNWEPEAHGIDKKEARRMDRFVQFGLAASLSAVKDAGLEIGVNAEADRVGVSVGSGIGGLGTWEDQHTILMEKGPRRVSPFFIPMMIANMASGQISIVTGAKGPNTTAVTACATGTHSIGDSYKLIQRGDADVMICGGAEATIRPIAVAGFSNMRAMSTRNEEPEKASRPFDTDRDGFVMGEGAGVLILESLEHATARGAHIYAEIIGYGMSGDAHHMTEPDPDGAARCMARAIKDAGIAAEEIGYINAHGTSTPVGDKSETEAIKRTFGEHAHKLAVSSTKSMTGHMLGAAGGVEAVIVGLALQNGVLPPTINLDNQDPECDLDCVPNVPREADVKVALSNSFGFGGHNATVILRKYEA
- the rnc gene encoding ribonuclease III codes for the protein MSEVMNRLQERAGVRFRNVSLLRQAFTHTSYVNEQRGSRVEHNERLEFLGDAVLQLTVSEALYRMYPDRPEGELTRLRAAIVCEPSLVRFAEALEFGQVVLLGKGEEQTGGRSRPSLLADAFEAFVGALYLDQGLVEVNRFLGEHLFAHLPKEGQAPIKDHKTELQERVQHLGLGTLDYRILEERGPAHDREFVVEVRIGERRLGQGAGRSKKEAEQQSAAQALRQLRADAETGGGQAAGSDRQKVRDPHVSERH